The sequence TTTCATTTTTTAAAATATTTACAGTTAATCTTAATAGATTGTTTGGAAAATGCTTCTAAAATATATAAGTAGTTTTTTGTTGAGGTTATAAACAAGCAAAGGGGCAAACTTGAACTTAAAGTTTTCAGATGATAATTAATGAAATTACATGAGATCAAGCTATATACTTTCTTTTAATTAAAATCAAGTTGAATTTAAAAGTTTTCTAGGCATTGCATAACAAATATCTCTACTTTTACAAGTTTCAATTTTATTACCAGGATCTGTAAACAACTCGGCCCAAAAGCTCCCTTAATGCTTTTGAAGTGTTAAACAGTGATCCTGCCGTAGGCACCCAGTTCATAGGGTCTTTCCACTGTGAAAGTCTCAAGGTCTCTTTTGTTTTAAAATCAACTGGGAAAGGGTGAATCATTAAGCCTTGTCTCTCAAATAATTTTTTCGCTCTTTTCATATGAAATGCACTGGTTACAAGCAATATTTTAGGTGGCTTAGAGGATTGTCTGGTTGTGATAATCCTCCTTATAGCTATAGCTTCCTGTGCAGTGTTAGTAACTCTATTGGTAGTCAATATTGAATTTTCTGGAATACCTAAGCGTAATGCTTCATTAACATAGAGATTACTTTCTGAAAATGGAACAATTTGAAAAGGATTATAAGCACCCGTAAACAATAATTTTGAGGCTTTACCTTCTTTGAAGAGCTTTATACCCGCAAGAAACCTATCAGGGTCTATCCATTCTACTGTATTTGCAGTGGAAATTCCTGGCGGAGTAAATGCCCCGCCTCCACTAAGCACAACAATAATATCTGCAGTTGGAGCATCTTTCTCATTTATCCGTTGCCATGGATGCTCTACCCACAACCAAAGCAAATCAGCAATGATGCCTAGGCTAGAAGTCCACAGGATCAAGAAGGCCAGTTGAATTGACCAATCAGCTCTTCTCCTAAGCCTTACTAAAATAAACAAAAGGCTTATCCCAAGAGGCAATACAAATAGAGGTAATAATTTACTAAGTGTGAACGTGACAATTAAAAATCAAGCTTTCACTATTCTACTAAGCTCTAGTTCTTTCTTGCCTAATCTTATTAAGAATTACGAAATATCTTTATTGTGAGATTAGATTAAACTCCTGCTATAGTGAAAATAGCGATCATCTAAATAATAAACTTACTAAAATTTATATAATTAATCAATGAGTGTAAAAATGGAAAATGATTTAACGATAAACTTGTTTGTCCCATTAGTTGGATTCGCTCCCCTTTTAATGTTTTTTGTTTTGAGAAATAAAAGCAAAGCAACTAAACGAAAGACTTGGTCAAGGTCTTTTTAGGAAATATAAAAAAGCATCAGACTTACTACCTAAAAAAACTGATCCCCCAATAAATCGCAGCTATTATGACGCTAGCCGTATATAGATAGGCTATAAGATTTCCCCATCCTTCTTTATTCATAACTTTATTTGTTTGACTCTCATATTATCGCACTGTAATTGAAGCAATAATTTTTCAGTTAAATGCTAAGAGATCTCTTAAAAAGAGGTTTTGATTGATATAGCTGATATAGCTATGCATGAACATAAGAGGCTTTCGCATTGAACTAGTTTGTTTTAAATCAATCGGAATTATTCTGGTTTTGGTGGTTTAATATGATTGTATCTATTAGAAACATTAAATAGCCCCTTCTAGATAGCTATCCTTATACATATAGATTTTAACTACATCGCTAAGTTCTCCTCAAAGAAGCAACTAGGAAGGCTAAAAGGATTTATTCATGCTAATGCAACTAATTTCATTGAATCATGATGGTCTGCTAAACCAAGTTGAGGTTTGACTTTTTACAAAACCTAAAGATTCAATTTCATTACTTGTATCAGCATGAACAACAAAGCCATTGACAAGCTCCTATTATTATTTTTGTAGCAATGACTACAGAAACGTTCAACTCGCTACATAGCGAGCCGCATTACGACTTAAGCCATGGAACGGGGACTTAGGTCAATTTTCGGAGTCTGAATGATGACTAC is a genomic window of Prochlorococcus sp. MIT 0603 containing:
- a CDS encoding YdcF family protein; amino-acid sequence: MFILVRLRRRADWSIQLAFLILWTSSLGIIADLLWLWVEHPWQRINEKDAPTADIIVVLSGGGAFTPPGISTANTVEWIDPDRFLAGIKLFKEGKASKLLFTGAYNPFQIVPFSESNLYVNEALRLGIPENSILTTNRVTNTAQEAIAIRRIITTRQSSKPPKILLVTSAFHMKRAKKLFERQGLMIHPFPVDFKTKETLRLSQWKDPMNWVPTAGSLFNTSKALRELLGRVVYRSW